The proteins below are encoded in one region of Paraburkholderia phenazinium:
- a CDS encoding cytochrome ubiquinol oxidase subunit I, protein MNLSALDLSRLQFAFTVSFHIIFPAMSIGLASFIAVLEAAWLKSGKPHYKELCLYWSKVFAIGFGMGVVSGVVMAYQFGTNWAGFSKFAGPITGPLLTYEVMTAFFLEAGFLGIMLFGWDRVGRKAHFGATLLVATGTLISTFWILASNSWMQTPQGFTIEDGHVVPQDWLKIIFNPSFPYRLAHMAIAAFIVGALVVAATGAWHLLRGRRDPAVKTMFSMALWLLLVLAPIQALVGDQHGLNTRKYQPAKIAAIEGLWETEHGGTALNLIGFPDMQAEVTRYAIQIPHLGSLILTHSWDGEIRGLKEFPKEDRPNSSIIFWTFRVMAGLGMLMILLALIGLVLRRHGRVYENRLFQRIMVAMGPAGFVTLLAGWVTTEAGRQPWVVYGVLRTAQAVSPVTQQDVSVSLMIFVIVYCLVFCTGIYYILKLLRIGPAYDDAGPRNASAADTNSSGRRPLAAVE, encoded by the coding sequence ATGAACCTCAGCGCGCTGGACCTCTCGCGATTGCAGTTTGCGTTCACGGTATCGTTCCACATCATCTTCCCGGCGATGAGCATCGGCCTTGCCAGCTTCATCGCCGTGCTCGAAGCGGCGTGGCTGAAAAGCGGCAAACCGCACTACAAGGAACTGTGCCTGTACTGGTCGAAGGTCTTCGCGATCGGCTTCGGCATGGGCGTCGTCTCCGGCGTGGTGATGGCGTACCAGTTCGGCACCAACTGGGCCGGCTTTTCGAAATTCGCCGGGCCTATCACCGGACCGCTCCTCACCTACGAGGTGATGACCGCGTTCTTTCTCGAGGCCGGCTTTCTCGGCATCATGCTGTTCGGCTGGGATCGCGTGGGACGCAAGGCGCACTTCGGGGCGACGCTGCTGGTCGCCACCGGCACGCTGATTTCCACCTTCTGGATTCTCGCCTCCAATAGCTGGATGCAGACCCCGCAGGGCTTCACGATCGAGGACGGTCACGTAGTGCCGCAGGACTGGCTGAAGATCATCTTCAACCCCTCGTTCCCCTACCGGCTCGCCCATATGGCGATTGCCGCGTTCATCGTCGGCGCGCTGGTTGTCGCTGCCACCGGCGCGTGGCATCTGTTGCGCGGCCGGCGCGACCCTGCCGTCAAAACCATGTTTTCGATGGCGCTCTGGCTATTGCTGGTGCTCGCGCCGATCCAGGCGCTGGTGGGCGATCAGCATGGCCTGAACACGCGCAAATACCAGCCTGCGAAGATCGCGGCTATCGAAGGTCTGTGGGAAACCGAGCACGGCGGAACCGCGCTCAATCTGATCGGCTTTCCGGACATGCAGGCCGAAGTGACCCGCTACGCAATCCAGATTCCGCATCTGGGCAGTCTGATCCTCACACACTCGTGGGACGGCGAAATTCGCGGCCTGAAAGAGTTTCCGAAAGAGGACCGGCCGAATTCGTCGATCATCTTCTGGACCTTTCGCGTCATGGCGGGCCTCGGCATGCTGATGATCTTGCTGGCGTTGATCGGACTGGTGCTGCGGCGCCACGGCCGTGTTTACGAAAACCGTCTGTTCCAGCGCATCATGGTGGCCATGGGCCCGGCCGGATTCGTGACGCTGCTTGCCGGCTGGGTGACGACCGAAGCGGGCCGCCAGCCGTGGGTGGTATACGGCGTGCTGCGCACCGCGCAAGCGGTGTCGCCGGTGACCCAGCAGGACGTGAGCGTGTCGCTGATGATCTTCGTGATCGTGTATTGCCTGGTGTTCTGCACGGGCATTTACTACATCCTCAAGCTGCTGCGCATCGGTCCAGCCTACGACGATGCAGGGCCGCGCAATGCGAGCGCCGCCGATACGAACAGCAGCGGCCGGCGGCCGCTCGCCGCAGTCGAATGA
- the cydB gene encoding cytochrome d ubiquinol oxidase subunit II: MDVTTIWAAIIALGLFMYVALDGFDLGIGMIFPFFPDDGERDLMIATIAPVWDGNETWLVLGGAALFAVFPAVYSIVLSALYLPIVTMLVCLIFRGVSFEIREKATRTKNLWNLAFIAGSGGASFFQGVILGAYLQGIPVTNGVFAGPPFFWLTPFSLLTGFGLMATYALLGACWLIMKTEGDLQHRLHEVVRPLTLVLLGFMVVVSIWTPLTDAKIAARWFDSGLLHRLLPVPFLVVITALFMLRALRRRHDNTPFLLTLLLILLGYIGLLVSIWPYAIPYAITLQDAAAPRSSQLFTLVGAVIILPVILIYTTLGYHVFRGKSAPGAKYH; encoded by the coding sequence ATGGACGTGACGACGATCTGGGCCGCGATTATCGCCTTGGGGCTCTTCATGTATGTCGCCCTCGATGGCTTCGATCTCGGCATCGGGATGATTTTCCCGTTCTTCCCCGACGACGGCGAGCGCGACCTGATGATCGCGACGATTGCGCCAGTCTGGGACGGCAACGAGACCTGGCTGGTGCTCGGTGGCGCAGCGCTCTTTGCGGTGTTTCCCGCGGTCTATTCGATCGTGCTCTCGGCGCTGTATCTGCCGATCGTCACGATGCTCGTCTGCCTGATTTTTCGCGGCGTTTCCTTTGAAATCCGCGAGAAGGCAACCCGCACCAAAAACCTCTGGAACCTCGCCTTCATCGCCGGATCGGGTGGGGCGTCGTTTTTTCAGGGCGTCATTCTGGGCGCCTACCTGCAGGGTATTCCGGTGACGAACGGCGTTTTCGCCGGGCCGCCGTTTTTCTGGCTAACGCCGTTCAGCCTGCTCACCGGCTTTGGCCTGATGGCGACATACGCATTGCTCGGCGCCTGCTGGCTCATCATGAAGACCGAGGGCGACCTGCAACATCGTCTGCACGAGGTCGTGCGTCCCCTCACTCTCGTGCTGCTCGGCTTCATGGTGGTGGTGTCGATCTGGACGCCGCTGACCGACGCGAAAATCGCGGCGCGCTGGTTCGATTCGGGCCTGCTGCATCGCTTGCTGCCGGTGCCGTTTCTCGTCGTGATTACCGCGCTGTTTATGCTCCGCGCGCTGAGACGCCGGCACGACAACACGCCGTTTCTGCTGACGCTGCTGCTGATCCTGCTCGGCTACATTGGCCTGCTCGTTAGCATCTGGCCGTATGCGATACCGTACGCCATCACGCTCCAGGACGCCGCTGCGCCGCGCTCGAGTCAGCTCTTCACGCTGGTGGGTGCGGTAATCATTCTGCCGGTGATTCTGATCTACACGACACTCGGATATCACGTGTTCCGCGGCAAGTCTGCGCCGGGTGCGAAGTACCACTAA
- a CDS encoding MFS transporter: protein MTSNSPAASANGGTVQMTRGLTAMFAFCCGAIVANIYYAQPITELIAPDIHMTGGTASLIVSLTQIGYALGLFFLVPLGDLLENRKLMITTALVAIVSLALAAVTRQPSAFLAISLLVGFSSVAVQILIPLAAHLAPDETRGRVVGNIMSGLLLGILLSRPLSSVVAGHFGWRVVFGAAAVVMAIVTTVLALTIPPRQPSHQATYFQLIHSLGELVATLPVLRHRALYQGLMFATFSLFWTTVPIELTRHYGLSQNGIALFALVGAIGATSAPIAGRLADAGHSVSATLVALVIAALAFTPSLIHPAWGVGGLVVTGVVLDFAAQMNMVIGQRAIYGLHAASRNRLNALYMTSIFIGGALGSSLASTLYEHGGWTLTAIVASVFPLLALLHYLTIGRPVAVAMA from the coding sequence ATGACCTCCAACTCACCCGCCGCCAGCGCAAATGGCGGCACCGTCCAGATGACTCGCGGCCTGACCGCGATGTTCGCCTTCTGCTGCGGCGCGATCGTCGCCAATATCTACTACGCCCAGCCGATCACCGAACTGATCGCACCGGATATCCATATGACGGGCGGCACGGCCAGCCTGATCGTCTCGCTGACGCAGATCGGCTACGCCCTGGGACTGTTCTTCCTCGTCCCGCTCGGCGATCTGCTGGAAAACCGCAAGCTGATGATCACAACGGCGCTCGTCGCCATCGTCAGTCTCGCGCTGGCCGCCGTGACACGTCAGCCAAGCGCGTTTCTGGCGATCTCGCTACTGGTCGGGTTCAGTTCGGTTGCGGTGCAGATCCTGATTCCGTTGGCGGCGCACCTCGCGCCCGACGAAACGCGCGGCCGGGTGGTCGGCAACATCATGAGCGGCCTGCTGCTCGGCATCCTGCTGTCGCGGCCGCTCTCAAGCGTAGTGGCCGGGCATTTCGGCTGGCGCGTCGTGTTCGGCGCGGCCGCTGTGGTGATGGCGATCGTGACAACCGTGCTCGCGCTGACGATTCCGCCGCGCCAACCCTCGCACCAGGCGACCTACTTCCAGTTGATCCATTCGCTCGGCGAACTGGTCGCTACCTTGCCGGTGCTGCGTCATCGCGCGCTGTATCAGGGCTTGATGTTCGCTACCTTCAGCCTCTTCTGGACCACCGTGCCGATTGAGCTGACACGTCATTACGGGCTGTCGCAGAACGGCATTGCGCTGTTCGCCCTGGTCGGCGCGATTGGCGCCACCTCCGCGCCGATTGCAGGACGCCTTGCCGATGCGGGCCACTCGGTTAGCGCGACACTGGTCGCGCTGGTGATCGCCGCGCTCGCCTTTACGCCCTCGCTGATTCATCCCGCGTGGGGCGTTGGCGGTCTCGTCGTTACGGGTGTCGTGCTCGACTTCGCCGCGCAGATGAACATGGTGATCGGCCAACGTGCGATCTACGGCCTGCATGCGGCGAGCCGCAACCGTCTGAATGCCCTGTATATGACGAGCATTTTTATCGGCGGCGCGCTCGGCTCGTCGCTCGCGAGCACGCTGTATGAGCACGGCGGCTGGACCTTGACCGCCATCGTCGCGAGCGTGTTTCCGCTGCTCGCGCTGCTGCATTACCTCACGATCGGCAGGCCGGTCGCGGTCGCAATGGCCTGA
- a CDS encoding TAXI family TRAP transporter solute-binding subunit, producing the protein MRHHRPRPPSFQGEHSHADLRDLTLTFAPIAVFVVLVITLVIWLVDPAPPHTIVMSAGPHDSSFLQAANEYKKILARNGITLKVLESDGSLQNLQRLLDPKQHVDVALVQGGVTDGLGASSLMSLGSVFYDPIVVFYRGSGITQLAQLEGKRIAVGREGSGTRVLALNLLAANGIVPGQNTTLLPADGLEAATKLVSGDADAAILNGDSATRALMLRLLRVPGISVMDFEEASAYTRLFPYLDEIDLPPGVLDLRHKIPNDTIHLISPTVEIIARTRLHPAISDLLIEAAQEIHGMPGLLQHAGQFPSPIQHEYPISDDAQRYYKTGKSFLYRNLPFWLASVGDRTLVLLLPVAVLLFPAMRLVPALYRWRVRSRIYRNYGSLIAIEREALKDPSQAQRDALVEELDQIEDSLNSLRMPLAYADAFYVLREHVGFVRSRLVQGNA; encoded by the coding sequence ATGAGACACCATCGCCCGCGACCACCGAGTTTTCAAGGCGAGCATTCCCATGCCGATCTGCGCGATCTAACCTTGACGTTCGCACCGATCGCCGTGTTCGTGGTGCTGGTGATCACGCTGGTGATCTGGCTGGTGGATCCGGCGCCGCCGCATACAATCGTCATGAGCGCCGGCCCGCACGACAGTTCGTTCCTGCAGGCCGCCAACGAATACAAAAAGATTCTCGCCCGTAACGGCATCACGCTGAAGGTACTGGAATCGGACGGCTCGCTGCAGAACCTGCAACGGCTGCTGGACCCTAAACAGCATGTGGACGTCGCGCTGGTGCAAGGCGGCGTAACCGATGGGCTCGGGGCGTCCTCGTTGATGTCGCTCGGCAGCGTGTTCTATGACCCGATCGTGGTGTTCTATCGCGGCAGCGGCATTACGCAGCTCGCGCAACTCGAAGGCAAACGCATCGCCGTGGGCCGCGAAGGCAGCGGCACGCGGGTGCTGGCGCTCAACCTGCTGGCCGCGAACGGCATCGTGCCTGGCCAGAACACGACGCTGTTGCCCGCCGACGGGCTGGAAGCCGCAACGAAGCTGGTCTCGGGCGACGCCGATGCCGCGATCCTCAACGGCGATTCGGCCACCCGCGCCCTGATGCTGCGGCTGTTGCGCGTACCGGGCATCTCCGTGATGGACTTCGAGGAAGCGAGCGCCTATACGCGGCTCTTTCCGTATCTGGATGAAATCGACCTGCCGCCCGGCGTGCTCGACCTGCGCCACAAGATCCCGAACGACACCATCCATCTGATCAGCCCGACCGTCGAAATCATCGCGCGTACCAGGCTGCACCCCGCCATCTCCGATCTGCTGATCGAAGCTGCGCAGGAGATTCACGGCATGCCCGGCCTTCTGCAGCACGCGGGACAATTTCCGAGCCCGATCCAGCACGAGTATCCGATCAGCGACGACGCGCAGCGCTACTACAAGACCGGCAAGAGCTTTCTCTACCGCAATCTGCCGTTCTGGCTGGCGAGCGTCGGCGATCGCACTCTGGTTCTGCTGCTGCCAGTCGCCGTGCTGCTGTTCCCCGCCATGCGGCTGGTGCCGGCACTGTACCGCTGGCGTGTCCGCTCGCGCATCTATCGCAACTACGGTTCGCTGATCGCAATCGAACGCGAGGCGCTGAAGGATCCGTCGCAGGCCCAACGCGATGCGCTTGTCGAGGAGCTCGACCAGATCGAAGACTCGCTCAACAGCCTGCGCATGCCGCTCGCCTACGCCGATGCGTTTTACGTATTACGCGAGCATGTCGGCTTCGTGCGCTCGCGCCTCGTTCAAGGAAACGCATAG
- a CDS encoding LysR family transcriptional regulator → MDKLVALNTLLEVAEAGGFSKAAQRLGVATSSVTRLMDALEASLGTALLTRTTRRVSLTDAGTAYVEQISKVLDDLAVADDSIFDSGASPVGVLRISVPTAYSRLQLAPHLASFLATYPRMVLDVVVGDYYVDLAAERIDVAVRIGLPSRDEHLVIRKLADNARFVVASPAYFARCGLPSEPQELAAHECLRFGYGGTYRPARQIWTFLRGETEVRVEVEGRMIANNPDILLEAVLAGRGIALLPEWLVAAEIRAGRLVRLFADAEINPHAGRSAVYAAYLPNRRHSSKVRTFVQFLQERVQGVREA, encoded by the coding sequence GTGGACAAGCTGGTTGCCTTGAATACCTTGCTGGAAGTGGCCGAGGCGGGTGGCTTTTCCAAAGCGGCCCAGCGGCTGGGTGTTGCCACTTCGTCCGTCACACGTTTGATGGACGCGCTTGAAGCTTCGCTCGGTACCGCGTTGCTGACCCGCACGACGCGGCGCGTTAGCCTGACCGATGCCGGGACGGCCTATGTCGAGCAGATCAGCAAGGTACTCGACGATCTCGCGGTGGCCGACGACAGCATCTTCGATAGCGGGGCGTCGCCAGTCGGGGTGCTACGCATTTCCGTGCCGACCGCGTACAGCCGACTGCAACTCGCGCCGCATCTGGCTAGCTTTCTCGCCACCTATCCGCGCATGGTGCTCGACGTCGTGGTCGGCGATTATTACGTCGATCTTGCCGCCGAGCGGATCGATGTCGCGGTCCGGATCGGCCTGCCGTCGCGTGACGAACACCTGGTCATCAGAAAACTGGCCGATAACGCGCGCTTCGTGGTCGCGAGTCCCGCGTATTTCGCGCGCTGCGGCCTGCCGTCCGAGCCGCAGGAACTGGCCGCGCACGAGTGCCTGCGCTTCGGCTATGGCGGAACCTATCGGCCCGCGCGCCAGATCTGGACTTTCCTGCGGGGCGAGACCGAGGTGCGCGTCGAAGTGGAGGGCCGCATGATTGCCAACAATCCGGACATCCTGCTGGAAGCGGTGCTCGCGGGCCGTGGCATCGCCTTGCTGCCGGAGTGGCTGGTGGCAGCGGAGATTCGCGCGGGCCGCCTCGTGCGCCTGTTTGCCGACGCCGAAATCAATCCGCATGCCGGCCGGTCGGCGGTCTACGCGGCTTACCTGCCGAATCGCCGCCATTCGAGCAAGGTGCGCACCTTTGTGCAGTTCCTGCAGGAACGCGTGCAAGGCGTTCGGGAGGCGTGA
- a CDS encoding OmpA family protein, with amino-acid sequence MALAGEKPNPKLDDDAEARPERWLLSYSDLVTTLMVLFLALYAIQLAKYHELEIKLLESARSVKNDRSPAGVAAHGAANGQQEAVRAGLLSLLRALRDRGQINIDEESGSVEISINAKILFRAGDAHLLPDSTSVLDQVAAALKGYSTHNILVEGHTDSSPISNAKYESNWELSSARAGAVVRFLVDRGIEPQRLAAIGHSDNIPLLLGDDAAARAANRRVTILVQY; translated from the coding sequence ATGGCTCTCGCAGGCGAAAAGCCCAATCCGAAGCTGGACGATGACGCCGAGGCTCGCCCCGAGCGCTGGCTTCTCTCGTACTCGGATCTTGTCACCACGCTGATGGTGCTGTTTCTGGCGCTGTATGCGATCCAGCTGGCGAAGTACCACGAACTGGAAATCAAGCTTCTCGAATCCGCGCGCAGCGTCAAGAACGACAGAAGCCCTGCCGGCGTCGCTGCACATGGCGCGGCGAACGGCCAACAGGAAGCGGTGCGAGCCGGGTTGTTGTCGCTCCTGAGAGCGCTGCGCGACAGAGGCCAGATCAATATCGACGAAGAATCGGGCAGCGTGGAAATCAGCATCAATGCAAAAATCCTCTTTCGCGCGGGCGATGCGCACTTGCTGCCGGACTCGACCAGCGTGCTCGATCAGGTGGCTGCGGCGTTGAAGGGCTACTCCACTCACAACATCCTGGTAGAAGGTCACACCGACAGTTCACCGATCTCCAACGCCAAATACGAATCCAACTGGGAGCTGTCGTCGGCACGCGCCGGCGCCGTGGTGCGGTTCCTGGTGGACCGAGGCATCGAACCGCAGCGGCTGGCGGCCATCGGCCACTCCGACAATATCCCTCTGTTGCTTGGCGACGACGCGGCCGCTCGCGCAGCAAACCGGCGCGTGACGATACTGGTGCAGTATTAG
- a CDS encoding flagellar motor protein, translating to MDFLTLCGAVVGIAAIVLGFALEGGRFASLFQLEALVIVLGGTIGAVMVQNSWGRFADGVRQLRFAFIAAKPVDQENLSVLLEWGHKAKLNGMLAFESMDPAGIHPFAKRGLELIANGVSTAVIEDALQRELDAYERNHMAAARIWLQAGGYAPTFGILGAVLGLIQVTGHILEPERLGQGVAVAFVTTLYGLALANILFLPIYGKIKAQVDSELRYRKLYFDGLLAISRRESPQTIETRLTGDVRERSKALLA from the coding sequence ATGGATTTCCTGACGCTGTGCGGCGCGGTTGTGGGCATCGCGGCCATTGTGCTGGGCTTTGCGCTTGAAGGTGGACGGTTTGCATCGCTGTTCCAGCTTGAGGCGCTCGTGATCGTGCTGGGCGGCACGATCGGCGCCGTGATGGTTCAGAACAGTTGGGGCCGCTTTGCCGATGGCGTCAGGCAGCTTCGCTTCGCCTTCATCGCCGCCAAACCGGTCGATCAGGAAAACCTCTCTGTGCTGCTCGAATGGGGACACAAAGCCAAGCTGAACGGCATGCTCGCGTTCGAATCGATGGACCCGGCAGGCATTCATCCGTTTGCCAAACGCGGGCTCGAGCTGATCGCCAATGGCGTTTCCACCGCGGTGATCGAAGACGCATTGCAACGCGAACTGGATGCCTACGAGCGCAACCACATGGCCGCGGCGCGGATCTGGCTGCAAGCGGGCGGCTACGCACCGACCTTCGGCATCCTCGGCGCCGTGCTAGGCCTGATCCAGGTGACGGGGCACATTCTCGAGCCCGAGAGGCTCGGCCAAGGTGTGGCGGTCGCCTTCGTGACGACGCTCTACGGCCTCGCGCTCGCCAACATACTGTTCCTGCCCATCTACGGCAAGATCAAGGCGCAGGTGGATAGCGAACTGCGCTACCGGAAACTGTATTTCGATGGACTGCTTGCCATCTCGCGCCGGGAGTCGCCGCAAACCATCGAGACGCGCCTCACCGGCGACGTGCGCGAGCGCTCAAAAGCATTGCTGGCATAG